The following DNA comes from Astatotilapia calliptera chromosome 6, fAstCal1.2, whole genome shotgun sequence.
CAAAAACGCACAGGCAGGAGATTTCTCATCAGAGGCGGAGACTGATCGTCTTCTGaaatacaaaagacattttcattttaaaatgtacataattttatatacattttacaATGTTTATAATGTCTCATGTTTGGATGATTTTTCTACATTAAAGCGCAGTACGTTGTCTGTTCCACGTCCTCAATAGTCTCCGGCAAACGCACATTGTACGTCTCAGGGAGCAAAGAAGCTGACAGTCCGGAGCCTAAAGCCaccagggaaaaaacaaaacttggcaGATTCACCCACACGTCTTCAAGGAGCATGATCAAGGGGGATACAGCCACACCTACACGGGCCATAAAGGAACAGTATCCCAATCCATTTTGCCTgaattacaaaaagaagaaaaaataaaacaaatgttgtGCTCTGATTATCAGgcagcaaaataaaagacaatgtGCATTTTACTGACCTCATTACTGTGGGATAAAGCTCCGTTGTGTACAGAAAAACGATTGTAAAAGAGCCCTCTGAAAACATCTTGCCCAAAGCTCCCACAGCTGTCCGAAGATCCCCCCtatctgaaaagaaaacactatAATTCACCTTGTGTTCTAGTTAAGACTTTTCACTGAATTTATTAGAAGATTAAATACTACAAACGCATAAGGACATTTAACTTAGCTCATACAGATAATGGGGTCATCCCATATTCAACTAATTATAATGAGCTAAAAGTTCAACCTTCAGACTAAACACTGAACATCTTAGATGTTTTGTTTCTAATTTATTATGTCAGATATGGGGGTAATTACTAATTCAACAATCTACTGTTTAAAGAAAACCGTTTCACGGGAAGAACTACATTGAAGAGGAGCTAACATGGTTTACTTCAGACACTGGATGAACTGGGCTGCGCCAAGACTAGAACAATGAATTTTTATGAACTAGCAGCTTGAATCATGCAAAACTACTCCAGAACAAGAGTGAATTATGTGTAGTCTTTGTCAGTCTGGTCAAAGAATCATGGCTTggtgcatgtgacaaataatataATACTAGAAAGTAAGCTAATAAACTAAAATGAATACATCTACACATTTGAATGGATCATATACCTGCATGGATAAACACACTGCTGAATATAAGCAGCCCAGTCAAAATGAGCATCCCGGCTTGATTCCACCTTCGACCTATTTTGTCTACGGTGAAAAAGACGAATCCTTTGGCTGGAATCTCTATGACACCATAGATGAACTGTGTGAGATAAATGTTCACACCAAATCCGCTGATATTCAAGCTGATCCCGTAATAAGCGAAGGCCACTCCAAACCTGCGAGCAAGACCAgacttttgtcattttaaagttAAACAGTTGCCCCAAAGAACAGTAGTTTCTCATTAGCTACCTGGTATCTGACATGGATAATAGTAAAACCATTGTTATCGAAACAGTGTTAGAGTTCAGCAAACATGATGTTGAATAACCTGTTCTTGGCAGTTTAATCTAGTCTAGTCTAGTTAAAAATTTGTTTAGACATGAGATTTGGGCCAATGTTTTCGACGCAATTTTGCTGTTGACCTTTTGAAGGTTGCCTGGATGTCCTTGTTAGACTTTCCAGCAAAAGGTGGAGTAGGTAAGGAGGGGTGGGGGCACAGTGCTTCTGCCACTGAGCTAACCAACTAGGCTGAGGTTTAATAACTTCAAGAGCTGAATTGCTCAAAAACGAAGACTCCAGAAATAATTTAGATGTAGTGTTGTCTTTGGAATATATGTTCTCAATGTAGCTGTAAATTTCCTTAATACAAAATTATGGTGGtgatattttttactttttctaaatGCAcctcagagaagaagaaaacaacatcAACATCTGGCTTTCTACAGTTCCGTTTTTGCCATCATAACGGCCAGTGGTTTTAACCTGGGGGATAATGCCACCATTTCAGCCAAGTTTACTGGTTGTAGCTAAGAGACACTGGTaaatatttgtatagcgctttacactatacacggtcatccacccattcacacacacattcacacactggtgatggcaagctacagtgtagccacagccaccctggggcgcactgacagagacgaggctgccggacactggcgccaccgggcccgcTGACCACCACCAgaaggcaacgggtgaagtggcttgcccaaggacacagcgaccgagactgtcggagccgggggctcgaaccggcaaccttccgattacaagacgaatgcccaactcttgagccacgatcgcccacatCGTGGGCAAGTGGGCCTTAACAATGCAAGGCCCTAACTGggcattgttttaatttttggaCTGAATAAACATACTGGTGCATCCCTATCATGGATATAGACAGCTGTCTCCAAATTTTAAAGGTGGATCTTCTAAGGTTGAAGATCAAATATGCATTTCTCggttattaataattattcaaTGAACCTCCCAATCACGGACATGGACACCTTTGTCCACAGTTTTAACCATTAAATATGTACTAATGAGCAAATAGTTTATATACTTATGtataatgttttaaatgttcaagATAAATACCACACAATGCCACTAAGTAGAGCGCGCCTTCTCATTTTGGGTGTCTTCACGAGGTCCAAATAGGAATACTTTCTGTTTTCATCTTCTACAAGTATTACTGTAGACAGAACCTGTAGAGTAAAAAGGAAACTTTATTCAGAGAAAGGAGCTGTGAAGTGTACAGTTCTGTCTTGAAGTTAGCTGATAATGAAAATGTTGTACCTCAGGTTTTAAGTCAGCCATGACATCCTCTCTGCCGTTAACTGTTGCACATCTACTCAGGTAAAAATGAGCGTCATCCGTTTTTCCATTACTCATCAGCCACCTGGCAGACTCAGGGAGCCACCTATGAGAAAGAGCAATGAGAAGGTTTAGAAGgtcttttaaatacttttagaAAGACAGGAACTAGTTTTCCCTGCATGAAAACTGAATAATGATATTAATTTGTCTTTACCACCAACAGAGCATAGCTGGAAACAGTGGGGAGATTACAGCAGCAGTCAGGAATCTCCAATCATTGATCAAATAGGCCACTCCAGGTAGAATAACACAACCAACACTCCAGTCCAAGCTCATTAAAACAGCCACTGTAGTCCGATGCCTGATTTCCACCCATTCAAGACCTATGTGGAggaattttatgtatttttttttattaataatgacACTGATTGAGGTTACTGATAAAAATAAGGATTTTGAGCAAACCACACCTGTATGGGCATCATCtcaaaaaaatttaattgtgtcagtgtgatgtttcatttattttttgttcgaTGTGAATGACAGGCAACTCACAGAGGACGAAGGAGCTTATACTAATTCCAGAGAGTCCGAGTCCAGTACAAAATCTCATTGTGGCAAACATTAGGAAATTATAGGACAAAGCGGTCGCAATCCCAAAAATGAAACTTGCCATGTaagacaacagaagtgtttTTTTCCGGCCAAACCTGtaaaacaaatttttaaaaaattacagtcAAATAATCTACGGAAcacttaaatgaaaaaaagcctAGATTACAACTGTTAAGAACAATTTATTTTCTCCTAATTTTTgaagttgaatgttttttttagctcactaaaatcaaaataaatgttagacttttgaaaaaaaaatggaaaaacaaaaaaaaaaatcctttgcacttggaaaaataactaaaataaaataaaggaggGAAGTAAGGAAATAATATTTGTTTCAGTATTTCTTAATTTGGCAAAACCTTTATTACATACCAATGAGGtattgatggacattttttattAAGACTCTGGATGTCTACAAGACTGTGAGTCAACTGCTTTCAAAAAATTGTGTAATTTTAATTGTACTACCTGCAATGGCTATCCTAAATCTTGCCTTTGGCTTATACCAACCATGtagtaataattaaaaagactaaaactaaacattttccaACAAgacaaactaaactgaaacaaaaaaaaatcctctgtagaaactaactgaaaatacattgaattaaaaactaaatgtcaaaatgaaataaaataaaaattaatgagaaaataaaaaaacgtTAAAATAATTCTGGTCCCATTGTCACAGATGTTAAAAAAAGGCAGACCTAGCCATGCGGTctgccttttcaaacatttgtgaatgaaGGGGGCATTCAGAAGACCTCTTTGATTTTGAGTGTGATGTAATGGGATGCCACTGTTGCAACAAGTCAGCCGTGAAGTGACCACACACCACACAAGGTTCCAGAGCACCAAGTGCTGAGGGccatagcacatgaaaaaaagggACACTATTGATAGAAGAACTGCAGAGATCCAAACTTTCTCCAGCATCAACCTGGAGCTGGAACTTTACGGCTTTGCCTTTTGGGCAGTTCCTGTATGGGTAATGTTTGGGTGGGCTTAATGCCTTGTCAGTATAGTGTACTTTTACATAATTGAAATATTTcttataaagaaaaaagtgaaatccCTCTGACCTGAAGTATTTCAAAAAAggttgttttaaatataaacagtacTCTAGATAAAGGACCTTAGTGATGTTCTCCACTGTTCTGTCTTTGAGGCCTCTATGGAAGCATCCAAACTCACCTAATAGAGGGGCTTACTCCACCCTACTTGCAAAGTACCTGTGAATGATTACTTTTGGCAATACAATTTTGTTCTTTGCTATCTAGGGCTCATCATAATATTTGGCAATGCACACCCAGATCAATACAGACTTGTCACCATAGTtgtacaaaaaaatgttaagcATAGTTGATTTTATTattcagtgtgtttgtgctcGATTTTAAAGGTGATGACATGGACTCACCTGTCACTAAGGAAGCCAAATATTCCTGATCCTAACATGACCCCCACAAAGAATATGGTGGCCGTGGctctgttcatttttttcttgtcacaAACCAGATCCCACTATAAAGGGAACAGagacaaaaggaaaacataGGCTAATTCACAACTGGTATTAATTTCCTGCTTGTTAAATGGAAATATTGATCCTCACCTCTGTAGCCAGAGTAGATCTGAAGATGGTGGTGTCATATATCCAACCATTCTGGCATGGCATTGTGGGTATGTAGGTTAAGTTGGAAGAGTTTGACAGCAGTTGGTACTGAGGCTCTGCAAACATCTGACAGGAGCTCAAACTCCCATCCTGCTCAAAAGGGATATTAACATTGAGCCTCTCTTCCAAAGATAAATTCCTGAAAACACCTCCATTATTCTGAGACCTGATATCACAGTGGTGAGAgggaataaatgtaataaaattattcaGCAGGAAGTTAAATGGTAAAGTCAGCCGTGGAATTATTAACAAGAGGAATGTTCTTAGTTGGAATCTTCCAAAGCCATTGATCTCTGCCAGCACATTGTCAAACCTCATCTTGGAAAACAAAAGAGACACAAACTAGAGAATAACCTGAAGCAAATACCTTCAGGAGCACAAAATAGATTTTCATAGTGAGCCACAAGCCGCTTTTATTCCATTAAGCGTTCTTGGTTAACGGTCAGCTGATGTTCAATGTGTTAATTTGTTGTTAGGcagtatgaacaaaataaactgaactcaGTGAACCGtagaagtaaataaataattttccaAGAAAGCTGTAACTTTAGTCATAAAGTACCAAGGTCCAAAGTTTAAACAAATGTGTATTGGCTGAGTTTAATACAAGAAATTTCCAGTGGGGaaaaagtcattctttttttccctttttgtcaaTACCTGTAACAGCTTTATGTCTGTTGATCTAGCTTTTAAgaacatttctattttttaacCAGAATTTAAAGTTAAGAAGTGAATTTGTTTGGGTCAAGGAGAAAAAATGATGTGGAGCACATTCTTTGCACAATagctctaaaattagaaacatgctgtctcagagtgaccctgaaaaactagttcatacaTTTGTTACTTCTAGACGGGACTACTGTAATttgttattatcaggatgtcctgaTAAAcacttcagttgatccaaactGAAggaagagtactgacaggggcTAGAAAGAGAAAGCATATTTTTGCTATATTGATATTGaatcattggctccctgttaaatccagaattgaatttaaaatcctcctcctcacatacaaggtcttgaagaATCTTGCCCCATCacatcttaatgaccttatggTACTGTTTCACCCCAttagactgcaggcttacttgtggttcctacagtatttaaaagtagagtgggaggcagagccttcagttttcaggcccctcttctatggaaccagcttccagtttggattcgtgagacagacactatctccacttttaaaattaggcttaaaactttcctttttgctaaaacaTTTAGTCGGGGCTGGATCAGAtgaccctggatcctcccttagtttCGGTAgaataggtctaggctgctgggagattcccatgatgaagtgtttcttcttcactcaccttttttactgtgttatatgccactctgcatttaatcatgaattattattaatctctgcctTCCTCCCACAGCATGCCTTATTTCCTGTCTTAATTGACtcaagagtttttccttcctactgttacCAAATCGCTTGCTCATcaacagggggtcatatgattattggggtttttctctcttttctttgtattattgtagggtctttactttacagtataaggtgccttgaggcaactgttgttgtgatttggcgtgatataaataaatctatattgaactgaattaacagagaatgaaacaaaatgGGTCTGCAGACCAGAGGGTCTGCAGACCAGAGGgtctgcagatggaaattagcccaaggctataatctggcatatttacatttgttaaaatgttcattaatatgtattgcccctctttctaaaaaataaataaataaaataaatgaagccAACATCCAAGGAAAAGCCttgaaatgtccttcaagaagcctggagaactattcctgaagattaTTGAAAAATATTACAAGAGAAGATGCCTAAGAGACCTCTTAATTTAATGTGAACAGAGATATATGAAACAAAAGCTCATTAATGTTTCAGTCATTTATTGAGACAGTTTAATTACCAACTATTACCTACTATATAATTTTATATCCACAAATCATATTTTTCCTAAATGATATAAAGCCAAACTagaattttcattttaaaaaaaccctcaaatctGTATTATTTAATGCCTtgtatttttggtttttttttttttttttaattagctcATATTTTTACAAATTGACAGATACCAGGGCTTGTATATAGCTTTGGGTTTTACTGTAATTGGCTGAATACATACATTCCCTAACCCTTCTCAACAAACTCACAGAACAGAAGGTCTAAAATTACATATACACTTTTGACAAAACTTGATACAGAgctgacattttgtttgtttccagcTGCTTGTAGGCCTCTTTCTTCTAGACTGATAAATTATTCAGCAACTCAATCAGTGAAAGTTGCCCAAATGACACTtgcacacatatacagacaTGAAGTCATGTTATTAATTATAATGAGAATGACTGGTTACAATCTAAGGCCAACTGACAATGAATAGTTTGTGATAATGCAAATTACTTGTGACATACAGATCATTCTCAGGCATGTAGGCATTTGTAGCAGTGCACCTATCATGACCTAATATGCTTATGTACAGACTTTACCCACCTGGAGAGTCTTCTTCAGTTATGTGAATGACCTGACAAAAAGCTGTATTACGTAGAAACTATAATTCTAACAAGTCTGGTGTAACATATAGCATACAAGTAGAACAGAGTTAAGGCTGCTTTGAAATGTGCTTCATTCTTTTTAGAAATAAACAATGGAAATGTATGCCATTTTTACAAGGTTATTGCATGTATctaaaaagtgtgaaaaaatgATGTAATAGCACTGATATAATAAACGAAACTAGACTAGACATGAATTAAAATTACTATGAAATGATGCTGTGTACTAACACATAATTTTATCTCTATtctttgttagtttgttcaCATCAACTTATATACTGTTTGTGTATTGAGCTGGATATTGCGATAGCTGCACGACTTCCAAAACACACATGACCTGAAAAATGGCCTAATATTAGAATATATTTAGACAACCAGTAAAGCTaaacagaagcaaaaacaaaacaaaaatataataataataataataataataataataacaacaacaacaacaacaacaacaacaacaataataataataataataatagaaaactaaaaataatagTTCTTAATTTCATCAAAGGTGCTTGAAAGGATCATATAACTAGATGGATAAACATGCTGCAGAACATGAACATCCCAGTCACCAGGAACAACCTGCCTCGAGTCCATCTTCAACCTATTTTGTCAGTAAGATGGTcaaaaactgctgctccaaccatGACCCCAATGAAGACAATGGtagctgtgtttttctgttagtTTTTGTCTTATCACAAACCAGATCCCACTATGAAGGGAGGATGGCCGAAAGAAGAACTTTAGCTGATTTAGGACTGGTATTCATTTCCTGCTTTTTAAATGGAAATATTGAATCTCACCTCTGTAGCCAGAGTAGATTTGAAGGTGGTGGAAAACAATAACTTGTGTGCACCTAACAGGCCAAACATTTACTTTATACTGAGGATGGTAGGATGGAAATttcctaatttaaaaaaaaaagcatgcatggAAAGTGGAAGTCAATAAAGCATGGAAGTAAATAAACTCAATAAAGTAAAGTAAGCATCACCATCGATTCACTATCAATACCAGCCTATCTTTTCATTTGCTAATGAAATGTGTTGTATACAGTGAAACATGACAAGACTAGTGAATGACAAGTGAATAATAGTGGTGTTAACATTACGTTTATTGACACTTGTTGAGCATTTCAACAATGATGATCTTTGAAGTTGTAACATGGTAACTTTACTATTTAAAAATCAGTTAAGATCCAATCATTATAAGTCTTATTATTGAtgactgtgtttttcttattgAATCTCCTTCCTTGGTGACTGTCTCCTGCAATATAAATAAGACTTCAGTTAGTCATTTGACCTTACATGCAGACATCAGGACATAGAATGTAATGTGTATTTTGGACTTTGATAAACAGTAAACTGCAGTTTACTGGATTATTGTTTCGTGGGGAGTTTCTGTGAATGGTTAATCTTTTAGCTTTAGTTTGGATACTGAATTGCATGCTGTGATGCTTTAACACTCTCTTCTCTTTACCTTGGTTTCTCAATATCTTCGATGAACTCTGGCAGTCGGGTGTTTAATGTTTCGGGCAGAAGTGAAGCAACTAAACCAGTTCCAACTGCCACTGCACAGTAAGTGGCTGCAGGGAGGAGATGCCACAGATCTTCCAATAGTACAATGAGTGGAGAAATGGACACGCCAAGTCGTGCAAGAAATGAGGTGTAGCCTAAGCCATTTTGTCTAAAAAGATCAAACCACTGAGGTTAATATAAACCTTTCAAATGAATAATCAAAGCAAGGCAGAAGAACGTTTTTTGTGGACTAACCGTACGACCGTAGGGTAAAGCTCAGTTGTGTAAAGATACATGATAGTGAACGAGGCCTCTGACATAGATTTTCCAAGAACTGCCACAACAGTACGAACAGTCCATTTATCTAAGGAGAACAGGAGAGAGAAAATTTTCAGGTGAGAGAACACATCCACCCAAGACCAATGCTCTATCTTTTAATTTCTAAAGATTGATCCTGCTTACCACCGGAAATGAACGCATACATTCATATCAACTCTCGGTGGCAGAAATAAACCGCTAAATGTAcgagaaatgaaagagaaatgaCCTTTTGGAACAAAGATGTTGATGAAGAGACAGAGACCAGTTAATAGCATGGAACCCATCTGGCCATGCTTTCTCCCAACTTTCTCCAGGAAGTAATAGACGCCAATCTTCATGGGCATTTCAATGGATGCAAATATGAACTGTGTTAGGTATGGGTTCAGTCCAAATCCTGTGATATTCAGAGTTATTCCATAGTATGTAAATGCAACGCCAAACCTAGAAAAGAGGGAGAAGAAAAACTTAAACTTAGGCTGATAAATAAAGGGGTAAATACAAATTTCCTCAAAGAAACCCCAAACATGATTGCAActctcatttaaatatttttttaaaatattttttacactgTATGCTAGAACAAAATCAAAAGCTGTGTAAATTTCCCAGTGTCAAAAATGATAGCTATAAAAATAACAATTGCTTTATTTCCGTAAGATAGCTCAAAGGCTTTAACATCTTTGTCCCAAGTACAATTTGCCCCATTTGTCTATTTAATAATCCACCCATAACTGTCACTTAAGAtagcaaaaatacacacacaaacacacacacagagaaaagtcAGTTAACTCTTTTTAAAGTGCGTTTGGTAGAAAATGCACACATATGATGAATATCTGGAAGAAATCAATTTGCCTTGTCCCAAAAAGCTGAACTATCTCCTAACTCCAAACCATTATACCGAAACTTACCATAGCATTCCTGAGTATATAGCAAGTTTTCTAATATTTGGGGTTCTGAAAAGATCTACAAAAGTGTACTTCTTAGCGCCATGTTCagtttctgcacattccagtaATGTCTGTGAGAAAGTCAGGGAAACATAATGTGAATGTTCATTTACAAAGCCccctttttgtcttattttacaGTAAGACTGTCggctaataaaaaaaaccccaaaaacatttTGAGATGTACCGCTGGTGTGATGGTGGACATGCACTTGGATCTGTTGTTCATCTTGGCACATTTCATTATGTAATGATGAGCAGCATCTGTCTTTCCTTTGGCTACAAGCCACCTAGCAGACTCTGGAAGCCACCTAAATCAACAAACATGGTGAGTTTAGCATCTGATCAAAATCCAATGAGATTAAGGATACTTTGCAAAGTCGGCAAATAAAACTTAAATACCTCCAAGCAATGATAGACAGAATCAGGGGGGAGGTAACTGCTAGAATCAGCTTCCTCCACTCGTTTACAAAATATGCAGTGCCAACCAGGATCCAGTTCCCAATTGTCCAATCCAGGCTTATGATCACACCAGAAAAAGTCCTGTGTTCAATGCTAAACCATTCAACATCTGCAGAAACATTAGCAcaagtatataaaaaaaaaatttataaaaaaaattgtgcaaattcttgaaagagaaacagaataTGCCTGTAAACATGAACCAGGCTATAATGTCTCAGTCATAGGTTAGCACAGCTTTAACAATATCCTGCTTACTCAAAACAATGGCCATGATGCTTATTCCTGCGAGTGACATGCCCGTAAAAAATCTCAAGATGACAAACATTACATACGAGGTGGAGAATGCACTCAGCACTGCAAATATCAAGGATGCCAGATAAGACACGAGCAGAAGAGGACGTCGCCCAAACCTGGTCATGGACAGAAAAAGCATGAAGTAATGACTGTGCTCACAGCTGTGGGGTAAACCTCTCACATGTATATattttagtgctgtcagtgttaatctcgttaaaatgatgttagcgccataaccgcattaacgcagCAAATCTCCTTTAGCGAGTTAgcacggatcgccccgtgcgtggggcagCACGGCGccgttaacgctgacagcactaatatatttataattcGCAAGACGGTTTAATTTTGCAACACTTCAACATCTCTCTTATTGatcttattgttatttttttttcagttatatacatatatgtctGTATCCAAGTTGGCATTGGTAATGGTACTGGTAGAGATTGAAACAAGTCAGacctggaaaataaaaataaaataatacatttctgGTCATTTTGTCGAATATACtagtacattaaaaaaactggaatATTATGGaatataatttcatttaaagcaGTAAAATTTTTGAATTAAATCAACCATGTTCTATATCCATTACAGGTGATGTGAAATATTTcaagtcttcctcttttctttattttttttgttatgtgtgatattatcagtgttgggaaggttactttaaaaatgtattccactacagattacagaatacatgccccaaaatgtattttgtaaggtattccgttacgttattcaatgagagtaatgtattctgaatactttggattacttaatatattatcatgctttttacaactacactaatgtactattgctgtgtgatttattgctTTTACTGAAGGTTATTCGTCATAGCAAtgccaactagatttttaaatcttaatataaaatgagtaacagggTTGatattaggtaaggctgcacttttttcaGTGATCCCATATAGAAAACTATCcggcgcgtatataaaacaggtctgcagtgttggggagtaacggaatacatttaccgcagttacatatttaaaatacaaaatacgagtaactgtattccgttacagttaccgtttaaaaaggtggtattcagaatacagttactttgttgaaataaagggattacacggcggtactttcctgtttcatatgttaggctatgctctctctatttttggtaattccacgccggtgtaaacccaaacaaaacacgcattaagaggctcaaatgcctgtgtctcaatctcacatctcataatgacgtgaagaaatattttttaa
Coding sequences within:
- the LOC113023299 gene encoding solute carrier family 22 member 7-like → MRFDNVLAEINGFGRFQLRTFLLLIIPRLTLPFNFLLNNFITFIPSHHCDIRSQNNGGVFRNLSLEERLNVNIPFEQDGSLSSCQMFAEPQYQLLSNSSNLTYIPTMPCQNGWIYDTTIFRSTLATEWDLVCDKKKMNRATATIFFVGVMLGSGIFGFLSDRFGRKKTLLLSYMASFIFGIATALSYNFLMFATMRFCTGLGLSGISISSFVLCLEWVEIRHRTTVAVLMSLDWSVGCVILPGVAYLINDWRFLTAAVISPLFPAMLCWWWLPESARWLMSNGKTDDAHFYLSRCATVNGREDVMADLKPEVLSTVILVEDENRKYSYLDLVKTPKMRRRALLSGIVWFGVAFAYYGISLNISGFGVNIYLTQFIYGVIEIPAKGFVFFTVDKIGRRWNQAGMLILTGLLIFSSVFIHADRGDLRTAVGALGKMFSEGSFTIVFLYTTELYPTVMRQNGLGYCSFMARVGVAVSPLIMLLEDVWVNLPSFVFSLVALGSGLSASLLPETYNVRLPETIEDVEQTTRRSVSASDEKSPACAFLSVQSKSP
- the LOC113023300 gene encoding solute carrier family 22 member 7-like, yielding MKFDSILAEINGFGKFQIALVLIQILSRITLPCHFLLNNFMAAVPSHHCNIDALDTGAVFGNLTLDQKLAVGIPAERDGTPSSCQMFSEPQYEYLLGSNSSKGSFTVQCQNGWVYDKSTFKSTLATEWDLVCSRKGMNKATATIFFIGVMVGAPVFGFLSDRFGRRPLLLVSYLASLIFAVLSAFSTSYVMFVILRFFTGMSLAGISIMAIVLNVEWFSIEHRTFSGVIISLDWTIGNWILVGTAYFVNEWRKLILAVTSPLILSIIAWRWLPESARWLVAKGKTDAAHHYIMKCAKMNNRSKCMSTITPATLLECAETEHGAKKYTFVDLFRTPNIRKLAIYSGMLWFGVAFTYYGITLNITGFGLNPYLTQFIFASIEMPMKIGVYYFLEKVGRKHGQMGSMLLTGLCLFINIFVPKDKWTVRTVVAVLGKSMSEASFTIMYLYTTELYPTVVRQNGLGYTSFLARLGVSISPLIVLLEDLWHLLPAATYCAVAVGTGLVASLLPETLNTRLPEFIEDIEKPRRQSPRKEIQ